A section of the Centropristis striata isolate RG_2023a ecotype Rhode Island chromosome 7, C.striata_1.0, whole genome shotgun sequence genome encodes:
- the LOC131974172 gene encoding protein shortage in chiasmata 1 ortholog isoform X2, with translation MSENGSYFSTPTFSANRFKALDYVFETTTSLKVMMNLLALPTPYITGTSDPYPHSGKVPDDTYRTPWIRGKVIPTCKLFVSDSVLDDLGEKKNPVNSLERFNVTLSEVTGDLEIIPSSNPDSLKDLDQDEYLCILKDSQINNPCQESFFKWTTDHMEHVNENKVKDLLLQEELMAVDYLQHFKRYLPTLKAKLSRLRMLPVADPLLSSMGKTISEDAIFRRCAPYEKPPDVFTSVTQACANIHEEFHKETLVKEESLLLPAVVDTLSLSLEYSTAFSSICGQMKVAPEQLDEQLLVQDMLQKDVSVSVDISQFEVPENPVEKCSMTGGLMESELAGRVMLPTDLELDVTLMATPKTSQTQICLSTCDLQEEELPELCRGSLVSARAQKEMETAVWEAEKHPTFVARFLLAEPQMFEPAVDFQPLSDAWRVMKSENESFMSVDDKLQSQMETGASPVYLCSSREFTESIRAECPSTTEEKMEDFKELSPENEDITFGSILMTRTNTTSLPHLKKSETAACHDEATAEDLFLQKETVADTSQNASLMHRVNTNMKEVKPAATNNTRDDVSDKTFLEVAAKFSAPTNDVNAGRDDRKKEQSHVSFRDDHTGLLATRRPPGKDLDPLSTFMRLRSQQTSPTPAAPQSSANAAASNMDQQKQPSEHHQHPPEQMKRSDQRTTYATGAVSGNAYREQKAVGQVLGHPVPQDRQDSRVVQVQATDSQQRAYWELLAFAQPCLSFARQLGLNFPGWGDFSSLAPDQTHFLLKQQEKALCRTQSAETVRDQELLFNQAALIHVLVTFKELLLKCDLSTALEYLIKAAEACAEKRLEQLVKRLQISLYLNRKNPESNLKLQELQQLVAAWLHSRTGQNTTEKILVIISVDSDDIRSLILKTLSPVTGAAVTAICPEEDKKKVNGASVVSSMCDSVCVVVYEQHVGPDFPWSCFSLVVEYDHPGQSPWATVCRERNISHLRFNTIISDTDKQKASWCLEDNVPYVLFVTEGLLDCPLLLQTLESGFNITVLERSYCPSLQILGGTHHYAVITVDESTAIIIQEGDELCQDRASEGVVMRLTALSLQYNCCWLILHCRDSQGGGFTSEAFSNLVLIYSSLVLFGMKSEDLDIKVLIVSEVTEIAKRISQICFGCLMRSEKDPLHDLDRDWLTVIPSAEETSLLQFPCINPLVSQLMLRRAPSVQWLLEASLSQLKKLLPEVPHKVLKLFSDTTSLYTRTTDQPKSQTAVTETNQQTSPPNSPWIPTAEPEYLDSDPQPELPISPHPELFCSDHDSSFLFGADRSFCELEPDTMVEKGNTDFTLDLSSSFSSPDVHLQRSWTTTDWWKEEDREEVKFPVWRPRAGAVGRVVGRINDEWRQKAPTNTNTDTPGVELNSPFKLDSTFSYRPILQQPDNSQTSTYSTVYSDLQHPDNQHISYSQSPSPELTLWSQGQSNNDCLSNSGETTSVSANFGSRCWIRQERKRSGEAAGVVGTVLSPQKRGRLSYEKVPGRSDGQTRLKLF, from the exons TGTACTTGATgacctgggagaaaaaaagaacccaGTTAATTCACTAGAAAG aTTTAATGTGACTCTGAGTGAGGTGACAGGAGATTTGGAGATAATACCCAGCTCTAATCCTGACTCACTGAAGGATCTGGACCAGGATGAGTATCTTTGCATTTTAAAGGACTCACAGATCAATAATCCATGTCAGGAATCATTTTTTAAGTGGACAACTGACCATATGGAACATGTAAATGAGAATAAGG TCAAAGATCTCCTCCTGCAAGAGGAGCTCATGGCTGTTGATTACCTGCAACACTTCAAGAGATATTTACCTACGCTGAAAGCCAAACTGTCCCGGCTGCGGATGCTTCCTGTGGCCGACCCTCTGCTGAGCTCAATGGGAAAAACCATCTCTGAGGACGCCATATTCAG GCGCTGTGCTCCTTATGAAAAACCTCCTGATGTGTTCACCAGTGTCACTCAGGCATGTGCAAACATTCATGAGGAGTTTCATAAAGAGACACTGGTGAAAGAAGAG TCTCTGCTGTTGCCAGCTGTAGTGGACACTCTGAGTCTGAGCCTAGAATACAGCACTGCCTTTTCAAGCATTTGTGGTCAAATGAAAGTTGCTCCTGAACAGCTGGATGAGCAACTTCTAGTCCAGGATATGCTTCAAAAAG ATGTTTCAGTATCGGTGGATATTTCCCAGTTTGAAGTACCAGAGAACCCTGTGGAGAAATGCAGCATGACTGGAGGCCTGATGGAGTCAGAGCTGGCAG GACGTGTGATGCTTCCGACTGATTTGGAGCTGGACGTGACTTTGATGGCGACTCCCAAGACGAGTCAAACCCAAATCTGTCTCTCCACATGTGACCTCCAGGAGGAGGAGTTGCCAGAGCTCTGCAGAGG ATCTCTGGTGTCAGCGAGAGCTCAGAAAGAGATGGAGACGGCTGTTTGGGAGGCAGAGAAGCATCCGACCTTTGTGGCGCGCTTTCTGTTGGCAG AGCCTCAAATGTTTGAGCCAGCTGTTGACTTCCAGCCTCTGTCTGACGCCTGGAGAGTCATGAAGTCAGAGAACGAGAGTTTCATGAGCGTTGACGACAAACTGCAGTCACAGATGGAGACGGGAGCCTCGCCGGTGTATTTGTGCAGCAGCCGTGAGTTCACAGAGAGCATAAGGGCTGAGTGTCCCTCCACCACCGAGGAAAAGATGGAGGACTTCAAAGAACTTTCACCTGAAAATGAGGACA TCACATTCGGATCCATACTGATGACTCGCACAAACACAACTTCGTTACCTCACCTGAAGAAATCTGAAACTGCTGCTTGTCATGATGAAGCTACTGCAGAGGACCTCTTTCTTCAAAAGGAAACTGTTGCTGATACGTCTCAGAACGCTTCACTGATGCATAGAGTCAACACGAACATGAAAGAAGTAAAACCTGCTGCTACCAACAACACCAGAGATGACGTTTCAGACAAGACGTTTTTAGAAGTTGCCGCCAAGTTTTCTGCTCCTACGAACGATGTTAACGCAGGTAGAGACGACCGGAAGAAGGAGCAGAGCCATGTGTCCTTCAGAGACGATCACACAGGTCTGCTGGCTACAAGACGTCCACCAGGGAAGGACCTGGACCCTCTGTCCACCTTCATGAGACTGAGATCTCAGCAGACCAGTCCGACTCCTGCAGCGCCTCAGAGCTCAGCCAACGCTGCAG CATCAAACATGGaccaacaaaaacaaccatCTGAGCATCATCAACATCCTCCAGAGCAGATGAAACGATCGGATCAGAGGACGACATATGCGACGGGTGCCGTGTCAGGAAACGCTTACAGAGAGCAGAAAGCAGTTGGTCAAGTCCTTGGTCATCCTGTCCCTCAGGACAGACAGGACAGCAGAGTAGTTCAAGTCCAAGCTACAG ACAGCCAGCAGCGTGCCTACTGGGAGCTGCTGGCCTTCGCTCAGCCTTGTTTGAGCTTTGCCAGACAGCTGGGGCTCAACTTCCCGGGATGGGGAGACTTCAGCAGCCTGGCTCCAGACCAAACGCACTTCTTACTCAAACAGCAGGAGAAGGCACTCTGCAGGACACAGAGTGCAGAAACAGTCAGAG ATCAGGAGCTGCTCTTCAACCAGGCGGCTCTCATTCATGTGCTGGTGACGTTCaaggagctgctgctgaagtGTGACCTCAGTACTGCATTGG AGTACCTGATCAAGGCAGCCGAGGCGTGTGCTGAGAAGCGTCTGGAGCAGCTGGTGAAGAGACTACAGATCAGCCTCTACCTCAATCGCAAGAACCCAGAGTCCAACCTCAAActgcaggagctgcagcagctggtggCTGCATGGCTGCACAGCAGGACGGGACAGAACACAACAGAGAAA atCCTCGTCATAATATCAGTCGACTCTGACGATATCAGATCTTTAATCTTGAAAACTTTGAGCCCAGTGACTG GTGCTGCTGTAACTGCAATTTGTCCTGAAGaggacaagaaaaaagtgaatggTGCCAGTGTGGTCAGCAG catgtgtgacagtgtgtgtgtggtggtctATGAGCAGCACGTTGGGCCCGACTTCCCCTGGAGCTGTTTCTCTCTGGTGGTGGAGTACGACCATCCAGGCCAGTCACCGTGGGCCACTGTCTGCAGAGAGAGGAACATCAGTCACCTCCGCTTCAACACAATCATCTCAGACACCG aTAAGCAAAAAGCCTCCTGGTGCCTTGAGGACAATGTGCCATATGTGCTGTTTGTCACAGAGGGACTTCTCGACTGTCcactgctgctgcagacacTCGAGTCTGG GTTTAATATAACTGTGTTGGAGAGGAGCTACTGTCCGTCCCTGCAGATTCTGGGAGGGACTCATCACTACGCTGTGATCACAGTGGATGAAAGCACCGCTATCATCATTCAG gaggggGATGAACTATGTCAGGATCGAGCCAGTGAGGGAGTAGTGATGCGGCTGACCGCGCTCTCTCTGCAATACAACTGCTGTTGGCTCATCCTGCATTGCAGAGACAGTCAGGGAGGAGG ATTTACCAGCGAAGCTTTTAGTAACTTGGTGTTGATTTATTCGTCTCTGGTGCTGTTCGGAATGAAATCTGAGGATCTGGACATCAAG GTGCTGATTGTGTCTGAGGTGACTGAAATAGCCAAACGGATCAGTCAGATCTGTTTCGGATGTCTGATGAGAAGTGAGAAGGATCCTCTGCACGACCTGGACAGAGACTGGCTGACTGTGATTCCCTCAGCG GAGGAAACGTCTCTGTTGCAGTTCCCATGTATTAACCCTCTGGTGAGTCAGCTGATGCTGAGGAGGGCACCCTCCGTCCAGTGGCTCCTGGAGGCATCTCTGTCTCAGCTAAAAAAGCTTCTCCCTGAGGTGCCACATAAAGTTCTGAAG CTGTTCAGTGATACCACTTCCCTGTACACACGGACCACAGACCAGCCAAAGTCTCAAACAGCCGTCACTGagacaaaccaacaaaccaGTCCACCAAACAGTCCCTGGATCCCCACTGCTGAGCCTGAGTACCTGGATTCTGACCCACAACCAGAACTCCCCATCAGCCCCCATCCAGAACTATTCTGTAGTGACCACGACTCCAGCTTCCTGTTTGGAGCCGATCGCAGCTTCTGTGAACTAGAACCAGACACGATGGTTGAGAAGGGCAACACAGACTTCACACTCGACCTGAGTTCTTCCTTCAGCAGCCCAGATGTTCACCTCCAGAGGAGCTGGACTACCACTGACTGGTggaaggaggaggacagagaggaagtGAAGTTTCCTGTCTGGAGACCCAGAGCTGGAGCTGTGGGGAGAGTTGTTGGAAGAATTAACGATGAGTGGAGACAGAAAGCTCCAACAAACACTAACACAGACACTCCTGGAGTCGAACTCAACAGCCCCTTCAAGTTGGACTCCACATTCAGTTACAGGCCGATCCTGCAGCAGCCAGACAACAGTCAGACGTCCACCTACTCTACAGTATACAGTGACCTCCAGCATCCAGATAACCAGCACATTTCCTACAGTCAGAGCCCTTCTCCAGAGCTCACGCTATGGAGTCAAGGTCAGAGCAACAACGACTGCCTCAGCAACAGTGGTGAGACAACGTCAGTTTCAGCTAACTTTGGCTCCAGGTGTTGGATCAgacaagagaggaagaggagtggcGAGGCTGCAGGTGTGGTTGGAACAG tgTTGTCACCACAGAAGAGGGGCAGGTTGAGCTACGAGAAGGTGCCCGGCAGAAGTGATGGACAGACGAGGCTTAAATTATTTTAG
- the tal2 gene encoding T-cell acute lymphocytic leukemia protein 2, with amino-acid sequence MTRKVFTNTRERWRQHNVNTAFAELRKLIPTHPPEKKLSKNEILRLAMRYINFLVQLLESQSGQPASHSPTALLTFLRGNMEQLHSPPHPWALTSDTEVPSPGSSCDSSEAW; translated from the coding sequence ATGACCAGGAAGGTTTTCACCAACACGAGGGAGCGCTGGCGCCAGCACAACGTCAACACCGCCTTCGCTGAGCTCCGCAAGCTCATCCCCACCCATCCTCCGGAGAAGAAGCTGAGCAAGAACGAGATCCTGCGTCTGGCCATGCGCTACATCAACTTCCTGGTGCAGCTGCTGGAGAGCCAGAGCGGTCAGCCGGCCAGCCACTCCCCCACCGCTCTGCTCACCTTTCTCAGAGGGAACATGGAGCAGCTGCACTCCCCTCCGCACCCCTGGGCCCTGACCAGCGACACGGAGGTCCCGTCACCTGGATCCAGCTGCGACAGCTCCGAGGCCTGGTAG
- the LOC131974172 gene encoding protein shortage in chiasmata 1 ortholog isoform X1, producing the protein MSENGSYFSTPTFSANRFKALDYVFETTTSLKVMMNLLALPTPYITGTSDPYPHSGKVPDDTYRTPWIRGKVIPTCKLFVSDSVLDDLGEKKNPVNSLERFNVTLSEVTGDLEIIPSSNPDSLKDLDQDEYLCILKDSQINNPCQESFFKWTTDHMEHVNENKVKDLLLQEELMAVDYLQHFKRYLPTLKAKLSRLRMLPVADPLLSSMGKTISEDAIFRRCAPYEKPPDVFTSVTQACANIHEEFHKETLVKEESLLLPAVVDTLSLSLEYSTAFSSICGQMKVAPEQLDEQLLVQDMLQKASLSDVSVSVDISQFEVPENPVEKCSMTGGLMESELAGRVMLPTDLELDVTLMATPKTSQTQICLSTCDLQEEELPELCRGSLVSARAQKEMETAVWEAEKHPTFVARFLLAEPQMFEPAVDFQPLSDAWRVMKSENESFMSVDDKLQSQMETGASPVYLCSSREFTESIRAECPSTTEEKMEDFKELSPENEDITFGSILMTRTNTTSLPHLKKSETAACHDEATAEDLFLQKETVADTSQNASLMHRVNTNMKEVKPAATNNTRDDVSDKTFLEVAAKFSAPTNDVNAGRDDRKKEQSHVSFRDDHTGLLATRRPPGKDLDPLSTFMRLRSQQTSPTPAAPQSSANAAASNMDQQKQPSEHHQHPPEQMKRSDQRTTYATGAVSGNAYREQKAVGQVLGHPVPQDRQDSRVVQVQATDSQQRAYWELLAFAQPCLSFARQLGLNFPGWGDFSSLAPDQTHFLLKQQEKALCRTQSAETVRDQELLFNQAALIHVLVTFKELLLKCDLSTALEYLIKAAEACAEKRLEQLVKRLQISLYLNRKNPESNLKLQELQQLVAAWLHSRTGQNTTEKILVIISVDSDDIRSLILKTLSPVTGAAVTAICPEEDKKKVNGASVVSSMCDSVCVVVYEQHVGPDFPWSCFSLVVEYDHPGQSPWATVCRERNISHLRFNTIISDTDKQKASWCLEDNVPYVLFVTEGLLDCPLLLQTLESGFNITVLERSYCPSLQILGGTHHYAVITVDESTAIIIQEGDELCQDRASEGVVMRLTALSLQYNCCWLILHCRDSQGGGFTSEAFSNLVLIYSSLVLFGMKSEDLDIKVLIVSEVTEIAKRISQICFGCLMRSEKDPLHDLDRDWLTVIPSAEETSLLQFPCINPLVSQLMLRRAPSVQWLLEASLSQLKKLLPEVPHKVLKLFSDTTSLYTRTTDQPKSQTAVTETNQQTSPPNSPWIPTAEPEYLDSDPQPELPISPHPELFCSDHDSSFLFGADRSFCELEPDTMVEKGNTDFTLDLSSSFSSPDVHLQRSWTTTDWWKEEDREEVKFPVWRPRAGAVGRVVGRINDEWRQKAPTNTNTDTPGVELNSPFKLDSTFSYRPILQQPDNSQTSTYSTVYSDLQHPDNQHISYSQSPSPELTLWSQGQSNNDCLSNSGETTSVSANFGSRCWIRQERKRSGEAAGVVGTVLSPQKRGRLSYEKVPGRSDGQTRLKLF; encoded by the exons TGTACTTGATgacctgggagaaaaaaagaacccaGTTAATTCACTAGAAAG aTTTAATGTGACTCTGAGTGAGGTGACAGGAGATTTGGAGATAATACCCAGCTCTAATCCTGACTCACTGAAGGATCTGGACCAGGATGAGTATCTTTGCATTTTAAAGGACTCACAGATCAATAATCCATGTCAGGAATCATTTTTTAAGTGGACAACTGACCATATGGAACATGTAAATGAGAATAAGG TCAAAGATCTCCTCCTGCAAGAGGAGCTCATGGCTGTTGATTACCTGCAACACTTCAAGAGATATTTACCTACGCTGAAAGCCAAACTGTCCCGGCTGCGGATGCTTCCTGTGGCCGACCCTCTGCTGAGCTCAATGGGAAAAACCATCTCTGAGGACGCCATATTCAG GCGCTGTGCTCCTTATGAAAAACCTCCTGATGTGTTCACCAGTGTCACTCAGGCATGTGCAAACATTCATGAGGAGTTTCATAAAGAGACACTGGTGAAAGAAGAG TCTCTGCTGTTGCCAGCTGTAGTGGACACTCTGAGTCTGAGCCTAGAATACAGCACTGCCTTTTCAAGCATTTGTGGTCAAATGAAAGTTGCTCCTGAACAGCTGGATGAGCAACTTCTAGTCCAGGATATGCTTCAAAAAG CTTCCCTTTCAGATGTTTCAGTATCGGTGGATATTTCCCAGTTTGAAGTACCAGAGAACCCTGTGGAGAAATGCAGCATGACTGGAGGCCTGATGGAGTCAGAGCTGGCAG GACGTGTGATGCTTCCGACTGATTTGGAGCTGGACGTGACTTTGATGGCGACTCCCAAGACGAGTCAAACCCAAATCTGTCTCTCCACATGTGACCTCCAGGAGGAGGAGTTGCCAGAGCTCTGCAGAGG ATCTCTGGTGTCAGCGAGAGCTCAGAAAGAGATGGAGACGGCTGTTTGGGAGGCAGAGAAGCATCCGACCTTTGTGGCGCGCTTTCTGTTGGCAG AGCCTCAAATGTTTGAGCCAGCTGTTGACTTCCAGCCTCTGTCTGACGCCTGGAGAGTCATGAAGTCAGAGAACGAGAGTTTCATGAGCGTTGACGACAAACTGCAGTCACAGATGGAGACGGGAGCCTCGCCGGTGTATTTGTGCAGCAGCCGTGAGTTCACAGAGAGCATAAGGGCTGAGTGTCCCTCCACCACCGAGGAAAAGATGGAGGACTTCAAAGAACTTTCACCTGAAAATGAGGACA TCACATTCGGATCCATACTGATGACTCGCACAAACACAACTTCGTTACCTCACCTGAAGAAATCTGAAACTGCTGCTTGTCATGATGAAGCTACTGCAGAGGACCTCTTTCTTCAAAAGGAAACTGTTGCTGATACGTCTCAGAACGCTTCACTGATGCATAGAGTCAACACGAACATGAAAGAAGTAAAACCTGCTGCTACCAACAACACCAGAGATGACGTTTCAGACAAGACGTTTTTAGAAGTTGCCGCCAAGTTTTCTGCTCCTACGAACGATGTTAACGCAGGTAGAGACGACCGGAAGAAGGAGCAGAGCCATGTGTCCTTCAGAGACGATCACACAGGTCTGCTGGCTACAAGACGTCCACCAGGGAAGGACCTGGACCCTCTGTCCACCTTCATGAGACTGAGATCTCAGCAGACCAGTCCGACTCCTGCAGCGCCTCAGAGCTCAGCCAACGCTGCAG CATCAAACATGGaccaacaaaaacaaccatCTGAGCATCATCAACATCCTCCAGAGCAGATGAAACGATCGGATCAGAGGACGACATATGCGACGGGTGCCGTGTCAGGAAACGCTTACAGAGAGCAGAAAGCAGTTGGTCAAGTCCTTGGTCATCCTGTCCCTCAGGACAGACAGGACAGCAGAGTAGTTCAAGTCCAAGCTACAG ACAGCCAGCAGCGTGCCTACTGGGAGCTGCTGGCCTTCGCTCAGCCTTGTTTGAGCTTTGCCAGACAGCTGGGGCTCAACTTCCCGGGATGGGGAGACTTCAGCAGCCTGGCTCCAGACCAAACGCACTTCTTACTCAAACAGCAGGAGAAGGCACTCTGCAGGACACAGAGTGCAGAAACAGTCAGAG ATCAGGAGCTGCTCTTCAACCAGGCGGCTCTCATTCATGTGCTGGTGACGTTCaaggagctgctgctgaagtGTGACCTCAGTACTGCATTGG AGTACCTGATCAAGGCAGCCGAGGCGTGTGCTGAGAAGCGTCTGGAGCAGCTGGTGAAGAGACTACAGATCAGCCTCTACCTCAATCGCAAGAACCCAGAGTCCAACCTCAAActgcaggagctgcagcagctggtggCTGCATGGCTGCACAGCAGGACGGGACAGAACACAACAGAGAAA atCCTCGTCATAATATCAGTCGACTCTGACGATATCAGATCTTTAATCTTGAAAACTTTGAGCCCAGTGACTG GTGCTGCTGTAACTGCAATTTGTCCTGAAGaggacaagaaaaaagtgaatggTGCCAGTGTGGTCAGCAG catgtgtgacagtgtgtgtgtggtggtctATGAGCAGCACGTTGGGCCCGACTTCCCCTGGAGCTGTTTCTCTCTGGTGGTGGAGTACGACCATCCAGGCCAGTCACCGTGGGCCACTGTCTGCAGAGAGAGGAACATCAGTCACCTCCGCTTCAACACAATCATCTCAGACACCG aTAAGCAAAAAGCCTCCTGGTGCCTTGAGGACAATGTGCCATATGTGCTGTTTGTCACAGAGGGACTTCTCGACTGTCcactgctgctgcagacacTCGAGTCTGG GTTTAATATAACTGTGTTGGAGAGGAGCTACTGTCCGTCCCTGCAGATTCTGGGAGGGACTCATCACTACGCTGTGATCACAGTGGATGAAAGCACCGCTATCATCATTCAG gaggggGATGAACTATGTCAGGATCGAGCCAGTGAGGGAGTAGTGATGCGGCTGACCGCGCTCTCTCTGCAATACAACTGCTGTTGGCTCATCCTGCATTGCAGAGACAGTCAGGGAGGAGG ATTTACCAGCGAAGCTTTTAGTAACTTGGTGTTGATTTATTCGTCTCTGGTGCTGTTCGGAATGAAATCTGAGGATCTGGACATCAAG GTGCTGATTGTGTCTGAGGTGACTGAAATAGCCAAACGGATCAGTCAGATCTGTTTCGGATGTCTGATGAGAAGTGAGAAGGATCCTCTGCACGACCTGGACAGAGACTGGCTGACTGTGATTCCCTCAGCG GAGGAAACGTCTCTGTTGCAGTTCCCATGTATTAACCCTCTGGTGAGTCAGCTGATGCTGAGGAGGGCACCCTCCGTCCAGTGGCTCCTGGAGGCATCTCTGTCTCAGCTAAAAAAGCTTCTCCCTGAGGTGCCACATAAAGTTCTGAAG CTGTTCAGTGATACCACTTCCCTGTACACACGGACCACAGACCAGCCAAAGTCTCAAACAGCCGTCACTGagacaaaccaacaaaccaGTCCACCAAACAGTCCCTGGATCCCCACTGCTGAGCCTGAGTACCTGGATTCTGACCCACAACCAGAACTCCCCATCAGCCCCCATCCAGAACTATTCTGTAGTGACCACGACTCCAGCTTCCTGTTTGGAGCCGATCGCAGCTTCTGTGAACTAGAACCAGACACGATGGTTGAGAAGGGCAACACAGACTTCACACTCGACCTGAGTTCTTCCTTCAGCAGCCCAGATGTTCACCTCCAGAGGAGCTGGACTACCACTGACTGGTggaaggaggaggacagagaggaagtGAAGTTTCCTGTCTGGAGACCCAGAGCTGGAGCTGTGGGGAGAGTTGTTGGAAGAATTAACGATGAGTGGAGACAGAAAGCTCCAACAAACACTAACACAGACACTCCTGGAGTCGAACTCAACAGCCCCTTCAAGTTGGACTCCACATTCAGTTACAGGCCGATCCTGCAGCAGCCAGACAACAGTCAGACGTCCACCTACTCTACAGTATACAGTGACCTCCAGCATCCAGATAACCAGCACATTTCCTACAGTCAGAGCCCTTCTCCAGAGCTCACGCTATGGAGTCAAGGTCAGAGCAACAACGACTGCCTCAGCAACAGTGGTGAGACAACGTCAGTTTCAGCTAACTTTGGCTCCAGGTGTTGGATCAgacaagagaggaagaggagtggcGAGGCTGCAGGTGTGGTTGGAACAG tgTTGTCACCACAGAAGAGGGGCAGGTTGAGCTACGAGAAGGTGCCCGGCAGAAGTGATGGACAGACGAGGCTTAAATTATTTTAG